In the genome of Bremerella sp. P1, the window TCGCTATTAGGCTTCGATCTATCGAGGGTCATTCTCATTCGTCCTCGTTCAGAAAAGGAAGCCCTGTGGGCATGTGAAGAGGCGCTGCGATCGGAATCGATCGGCCTGGTATGGGCCAATCTCGAGCGGCTCAACAGCACCAGTTTCCGGCGACTACAGTTAGCGGCCGAGGCGGCGGCCGGCATCGGCTTCTTGGTGCGATCCAACCAAGCCATGCGTCAACCATCATGGGCAGAGGCACGTTTGTTGGTGCAGCCATCCCCTTCGCGGCAGGGCTCTCCCTGTGTACGGGTCGAGGTGGCTTCCAGCTACCGCAAGCCCCCAAGGTCCCAAGCAGACATCATGATTAACCGAGTGAAGGGAACGCTCCATGGGACGAACACCTCAGCGAATCCTTTGCCTTTGGTTGGCCGACTGGGCACTGCAGCGGCGTATCAATACTCAGCCTGAGCTAGAGCAGTGCGTATTGCTGTTAACCGAGTCGAGAAAGCAAGGCGACTTCGTTCGTTACGGCAACCGGCTTGCCCGCAGGCGCGGCGTGCGGATTGGCATGCCGGTCTCGGAAGCTCGAACCTTTGCCGGCCCCAACGATCGCTTAGTGGTAGAAGAGGTGCAGCCGGCTCAAGATCGACAGGCCCTGGTACAGATTGCCCTGCGATGTGAGCGATTCAGCTTCCGAATTGGCATCGAGGAAGCGGATACTCCAGAGAGCATCCTCATGGATGTGACAGGCATCGCTCATTTCTTCTCCGGTGAACAGGCCCTGGCCGATCAACTGAATCAAGCAGCGACCCGCCGGCAATTCGCTGGCCGGATAGCCATCGGCGATACCATCGGAACTGCCTGGGCCGCGGCTCACTACCTGGCAGAGCCCAACCGCCCGATCGTCATCCCCAGCACGGAAGCACGGCAACTCCATAGGCTGCCGCTGCCGGCGTTGCGTCTGAGCGAGCCCCTTTTGCGGAAGCTATTGCGTCTGGGGATCACCACGATTGCCCAAGTGATGACGCTCGATCGGGCTTCCCTTGCGCGTCGATTGGGAAACGAGCTTCTGACTCGCCTCGACCAGTTCACCGGACAAATCCCAGAGACCGTCACCCCATGCCATCCGCTGCCTCAGTACCGGGTTAAGAAAACCTTGGAAGAAGGCATTACCAACCCAGATGCAATCCGCCAGCTTGTGTTTTACCTGCTGCGGCAACTGCTCGACTTGCTGGCCCCGAAGCGGCTAGGCACCCGACACCTGGAATGTCGGTTCGTACTCGAAGACCGCACGACGCAGCTGCTCGATGTACGTCTGTGCGAAACGACCAGCGACCAGCAACATATCCACGAGCTTTTCCGCATCCGTTTGGACAAGTTTCGTCTTACCTCGCCTGTTGTAGGCCTGCACATCGAAGCCCACGAGGTCGCTCCTTTAGGAGCATCGCAGGAAGCATTCCTGGAAGGCATCTCGCGGGACCAATCTCGCCAGCTTTCCCTTTTACTGAATCGCTTCAGCAGCCGCCTGGGAGAACAGGCCGTGGTGGCTCCCTCTCTATTTCCAAATCCCATCCCGGAGCGATCGGTCGAGTTGGCCTCGGTGACCGGTTCATCCCTTCTGAGCCCCACGTCCTACAGCAGCCGGTTTCACGGACTCGATCGACCGACGGCCTTATTCGTCCAGCCAAGACCAGTTGAGGTGCTCGCTTCTATCCCCGATGGCCCACCGGTGGTTCTGTTTTGGAAGAAGCGGCGTATCGAACTTGTCGACTGCTCGGAGCCGGAAAGAATCGAAACCGGCTGGTGGCAAGGCGAGTACGTTTGCCGTGATTATTATCGCGTGGAAACGGCAACCGGTGAGTGGCTCTGGGTATTTCGGCGTCTTCAAGATGGTCGCTGGTTCTGGCACGGAGAGTGGTTTTAACCATGAACTACGCCGAACTTCATTGCCTAACGAACTTCTCGTTTCTCCAGGCAGCTTCGCACCCTGATGAACTGGTTGCTCGCGCCGCGGAACTGGGCTACTCGGCGCTGGCCGTAACCGACATCAACACGCTGGCAGGCATCGTCCGCGCGAATACGGCCACCAAAGACCATCCGCTCAAACTGATTGTCGGCTCGGAGATCCGCCCGCTGGATGCCCCGCCAATTGTTGTTTGGGTCAAAAATCGACAAGGCTATGCCAACCTTTGTCGCTTAATCACCACCGGCAGACGACGAGCCCCCAAGGGGGAATGCCACCTCACTCTGGATGACATTGCCCAGCACACCGAAGGACTGATCGCAGCAATCGTTCCGCCGGATTGCCACGAAGACTTTTCTCTTCCTGAGGCCCGACCCTATCGAGATCTGTTCGATGACTTGTACTTGCTGGCCGAGCTTCATCGAGGCCCGCACGATCGCGACCGGCGCAGTTGGCTGCAGGAGATTTCCCAGCAAATGCGATTGCCCCTGGTTGCCGCTGGCGGGGTTCTGTTTCATACGCCTGAGCGAAAGCCACTGCACGATGTGGTGACGGCGATTCGATTGCGAACCACCGTTGCCCAGGTAGGTGAGGAACTTCAGGCCAATGCCCAGCGGCATCTTCGCTCGATCGATACCATTAGTGCGATTTACGCCGACCTGCCGCAAGCCGTGAAGCGCACCCAAGAGATCGCTCGGCAGTGTACGTTTTCGCTGGAGGAGCTTCGCTACGAATACCCGGAAGAGCTGGCCCCGCCAGGTCACACGCCCATCGAGTATCTCAAGCATCTCACATGGCAAGGAGCCGCCAACCGGTATCCTCAAGGAGTGCCCGATAAGATTCGCCAGCTGATCGAGCACGAACTGGAACTGATTGAAGAGCTTCATTACGAGCCCTATTTTCTGACGGTTTGGGACCTCGTGCGGTTTGCCCGCTCTCGAGAGATTCTTTGCCAGGGACGAGGCTCCGCCGCGAACTCGGCCGTCTGCTACTGTCTGGGAGTGACTGCCGTCGATCCCGGGCGAATCGATGTTTTGTTTGAACGATTCATCAGCCGCGAACGAGACGAAGCTCCGGACATTGATGTCGATTTTGAACACGAACGCCGCGAAGAAGTGCTGCAGTATCTGTACGACAAATATGGTCGCGAGCGAGCCGGCATCGCCGCCGTGACGATCACCTATCGTCCGCGTTCCGCCATTCGTGACGTGGGCAAAGCGCTGGGGTTCTCGTTGGAACTGGTCGACCGCCTGGCTAAGAATGCCGATCACTACCGGGCAGCCGGCGACTTTCATCTGCGCTGCCAAGAGGCCGGCCTCGACACCGAATCCCACACCGGCAAGCAGTTTGTCTACCTGGTGGGCCAGTTGATTGGATTTCCCCGGCATCTTTCGCAGCACGTCGGAGGCATGGTCATCACACGAGGTCCTTTGCATGAACTCGTGCCGATCGAAAACGCTTCGATGGAAGGTCGCACGGTCGTCCAGTGGAACAAAGACGACCTGGATGACTTGGGGATTCTGAAAGTCGATTGCCTGGCACTGGGCATGCTGACTGCAATTCGCAAATGCTTCGACTTGATTCAGCAGACGACCGGCAAGTCGTTGACCTTAGCCAGCATCCCCGAAGGAGATTCGCAGGTTTACGACATGATCTGCCGCGCTGATACGATTGGCGTGTTCCAGATCGAATCCCGCGCGCAGATGTCGATGCTGCCGCGGCTGAAGCCAAGATGCTACTACGATCTGGTGATCGAAGTAGCCATCGTGCGACCTGGCCCCATTCAAGGCGACATGGTCCATCCCTATCTGCGGCGACGGTTCGGGGAGGAAGAAGAAAGCTATCCCAACGATGCTATACGCGAGGTACTCAAGAAGACGCTGGGCGTGCCGCTCTTTCAAGAGCAGTGCATGCAGTTAGCGATCGTCGCGGCAGGCTTCTCACCGGGCGAAGCCGATCAGCTGCGTCGGGCCATGGGAGCGTGGCGCAGACCAGGCATCATCGATCAGTTTCGTCAGAAGCTGCTCGACGGCATGAAGCAGCATGGCCTCGAAGGAGAATTCGCCGAGCAGGTTTTTCGCCAGATCCGAGGTTTCGGCGAGTACGGTTTTCCCGAAAGCCATGCAGCCAGTTTTGCCTTGCTGGTCTACGTGTCGGCCTGGCTCAAGCATTATTATCCGGCTCACTTCGCGGCCGCCGTTATCAACAGCCAGCCAATGGGGTTCTATGCCCCGGCCCAGCTAGTGCAGGACGCGAAGAACCATCAGGTGGAAATGAGATCGATCGATGTCAGCCGCAGCGACTGGGACTGTCAGATCGAACGAGGCGCGGTTCGTCTCGGCTTTCGACTCATCCATGGTTTGCCTCAAGCAACTGCCGACTTGATCACCCACTGCCGGCAAGAGGGCTCCTTCCAGTCGATGGATGATTTCCTGCGACGAACCAAGCTGACGCTAGCTCAGGTGGAGCTACTGGCCGAGGCCGATGCACTGGCCAGCCTGAGCCCAGGTCGCCGTGAAGCACTCTGGAGTGCCCTGGCAGCCGCGAAGAAGCCACGCCAAAAGACGCTGTTTGACGACCTGGAACCACCAGCGGAACCCCTGGCGATCTTGCCGACGATGCCCGCGGAAGAGGAAGTTTACGAAGACTACCGCACGACCGGCCTGTCGCTGCGTTCGCATCCCATGGCCTTCCAACGCGAACGGCTTAAGCGACTGGGCATCCTGCCAACACAGCAGTTGGCACAGGTCGCGAATGACACCCAAGTCAAAGTCGCGGGGATCGTGCTGCTTAGGCAACGTCCCAGCACTTCCAAGGGGATTACCTTCGTGACCATCGAAGACGAAACTGGCACCGCTAATCTCGTGGTTCACGCCAAGACCTGGGAACGCTTCCGCAAGATTACCCGCCACTCGCAAACATGGCTGGTGCATGGCAAAGTCGAGTGCAAACACACAGTGATCCACGTCATTGTCCGCCGCGTGGAAGACCTCTCAACGCGTCTTTCTGCGTTGGAATTGAAGTCGCGTGATTTTCGGTGATATTGTAGGAAAACAACTTCTACGAACGCTCAATCTCTAGAATATTCTGCCAAAGGGAAATGGGCGACACGCCTGCGTAGCCGCTTTCCTGCCCATCGTTGCACTCGATAACAATCCACTCCCCATCCGCCGTCATCGACAAGTCGATTACCAAAAAGGGAACATCGATCAGACAAGCCACCGATTCCGCTAGAGTAAGAGCTTCTGACTTCTCGACATCTGACCATTGATACGCACGTCCTTCCCACCAGTAGCGACCAGCACCAACGAATTGACGTTTCCACCAAAACGTCCGGAACTCGAAGGAACTATCGATCTTTCCCTGAGCATTCTTCTCCACGTGACGCAATGGAACAAACTCTCTTACGACTACCGATTGCCAATTCAAGATCGGATCGCTGGCATACCTTGCCATAAGCTGTTCAAACTCTTCCGGCGAATTGGCGATGGACAGTGACTTTTGATGACGACTGGTTTGCCGTGAGCCTTTGACGAAGACAGGAAATTGAAATGTTTCCGCAACGGCCTGTCCGCTAGGTGCGTCTTGGTAGACTTTGCTCCGAGGTGTTCGCCCTTCAATCAACGGATACCACTGAGCCAACTCGCTCGCTATCTCATGCTGCTGCGGCGTGTGAATAAGGCGAACACCTTCATCCCGTAGATTGTCATATTCAGTCGAATAATCTTCCAACGCTCCACATCTGCCAACGGCTGTTAACTCTTGCGGACGCTGCCATGGCTGTCGACACGGAAAGAAGTTGCGGAAATCGAAATCGTAGATACCGACACCAATAGGGTTAGTCCAAACCCAAAGCAGATCGTCAACCAGTAGAAGTTCAGCCACGATACAACATTTCTTAAGTCAGTATTTCGGCAACAAACGGCAGGGAGTCCTGACTGGAATTTTAGGCGGGCCGTTAGCGACTGTACACCAAGATAGGTTACACAAGGCTAATAGCGAGTGAACCCGGCTTTTGGTAGGCTACGAGCGACATAAATCGCTACCGACTTTTGACCTGGAGAATGATTAGCATGCCCCCAATTGGTGCCCACATGTCGATCGCCGGCGGCTACTACAAAGCCGTCGAAGCAGCTGCCGAAGTCGATATGAATGTCGTTCAGCTTTTCTGCAAGAACAACAACCAGTGGCGGGCCAAGGAGATTACCGACAAGGACGTTTCGCTCTTTCAAGATGCTTTGGCGAAGCACAAAGTGAATGCCCCGCTTTGCCATGCTTCGTACCTGATTAACCTGGCTTCGCCGAAGCCGGAGCTGTGGGAGAAGTCGGTCGAAGGGTTAAGGATCGAGATGCTGCGGTGCGAGCAACTAGGCATCCCGAACCTGGTGTTTCACCCAGGTGCCCACATGGAAGCGACGCTCGAAGAAGGGATCGAGCGAATCGTTAAGGCGATCGATGAACTTCATCAGAAGCTGCCGGATTGCCCGGTAACGCTGCTGCTGGAAACGACCGCCGGGCAGGGTAGTTCGATCGGGCACAAGTTCGAGCACCTGCAGTCGATCCTGGAAGGGGTCAAAGAAGGGGAACGTGTGGCCGTTTGTTTGGACACGTGCCATATTTTTGCCGCCGGCTACCCGATTTCCGAAGAGAAGGACTTCAAAGCGACCTTCAAGGATTTCAATAAGTTGATCGGCTTCGACAAGCTGCGGGCAATCCACTTGAACGATAGCAAGAAGGATCTTGGTTCGCGGGTTGACCGTCACGATCATATCGGTGAAGGAAAAATCGGCATCGAAGCGTTTCGTCACATGCTCAACGATCGCCGCTTCAAGAAGATCCCCATGTATCTGGAAACGCCCAAGGGGGAAGAAGATGGCGTACTGAACGACGCCAAGAACCTGGCCACACTCAGGTCTCTGATCAAATAGTCTGGGCGTAAAAGAAAAAAGGGTGCGCTCGTGCGCACCCTTTTTATCGTCGGGTAGCTGTTTACACCGATTCGATGTAAACGCCGCGGCGATCGCGCTGAACCTGGCGGGCATCGTCAATCATCAACGCGACCTTCTTCACTTCCTTGATACCGGGAATGCGAAGCTCGGGGTGCGTGCGGTCACTGGAGGTAATCCGGATCGTACCAACATTGAACATACGATCGAGAATACCCTGTTCGACCGTCACGTCGTCGATGTCGATCACTTCGATCCGGTCGGTCGTTCGCTTGATGACACCGTGCTCGTGAATGAAGCGGCGGGTGGTCAGCTCGTAGGCGACCCCCATTTTGATCCACCATACGCGGATGAATTGTCCGATCCAAAGCACGGGAATCGCAATCAAAATCGGCCAGAAGAAGACGCCACCCACGATCAGCCCGATGGTGATCAGAGTCAGGATCATGAAACTGCCGCTCTGATCGACGGCCGAGTATCCACCGCTCCAGATATGTTCGTCAGCACCGCCGCCGGCCTTTCGTTTGCCCGCGGAGAACTCTGCACCGGGGTCTCGCTCGCCCGCATCCGTAGGGGCGTCGTTCGGCGTACTGAAGTTAGGCGGGTTGCCAGCATCGTTGGGGTTGCTCGAGTCCATCGTTCAATTCCTTCCCAATGGAAAAAGCAGGGGGGCCTGCGTGGTTCTTGAAAAAGGGGGGGATACCTCTGAGCGAATATTCGCAAAAACGAGGCCAATCTTGATCCTTTTCCCGGCCATTATAGAGTTTCTGAAGGCTCAAAAAACGTCCCTGTCGCGAGTTTTTCCAGAACTACGCCGCCTATTAAGTCGGCGGAATTGCGAGTTATCTTGTTTGCTGAAGAAGACTTAGCTTGCTCAATTTGAAAGTTCAGGCCAAACTATGAAGATTGAAGCAGTTTCCTTGACGGTGACCGCGCACTTTTTTTGTTCGCGTCATCGTGATATCGAGTAAGCCCAATGCGATGCCCGTTCTGTCGAGCCGACAACGACCGTGTGATTGACTCACGCGCAAGCCAGGACAGTTTCTCGATTCGCCGTCGCCGCGAGTGCCTCGGTTGTAAACGGCGCTATACCACGTACGAGCGGGTCGAAGAACTTGATATCAAGATCGTGAAGAAGGACAACGTCCGCGAACCGTTCCATCCGGAAAAGATCAAACGCGGTTTGTCGCTGGCCTGCTGGAAGCGACCGATCAGCGAAGCCCAGATCGAAGCGATCGTGGCGGCAGTCGAAAGCGAGATCTATTCGCAGTACGAAGGGGAAGTTGAAAGCCGCTTAATCGGCGAGATGGTCATGCAGCATCTGCACGCGATCGATCAGGTCGCCTACGTCCGCTTCGCCAGCGTCTACCGAGAATTCAAAGACGTGCGGGACTTCGTCGACGAACTGCAGCCGATGCTCAAGAAGTACGCCCCAAGCGTACCGAAGCCCTCTTCGTAGACGTTTGGAACTTCGGCACGCGGACGTTTCTTTCTTCGTGCAGCACTAATTTGGGCTGTACCCGTCCCACATCCAAACCAGCGTATCGGCCAGGGTCAGCTCGAAGACCTTCTTGTCGCAGTGGCGGGTAGCCTTGCTGTAGATGTAGCGGTAGTCGTAGCCTTTGGCTTTCAGCGCGGCGGCGGTTCGATTGTTGGCCATGACCCAGTTGTGGTAGGTCTCTTCGGGATCGTTGGCGCGGTTGTCGTTCTCGGCGACGTGCGTGAAGATCCGCAGCGGCTTCTTCTCGCTGTTTTCAATCAGCTTCATGCTCGAGTGATACTCCCACGCGCCCAGGGGATAGTCCTTCTCCTGAGGTGCGTCATCGTCTTGCTGATCGACAAACGTGCCGGAGTACGTAATCAGGCGGCGGAACAGGTCGGGACGAAACCAACCGATCGTCAGCGCCGCAGCGCCGCCCGAGCTACATCCCATCACGGCTTTGCCCCACGGATCTTCCGTGAAAGCGATATTTGGATAAGCGACTTTGATCTCGGGATTGTTCAACACGGCCGGCAGGACTTCGTCATTAATAAATCGGGCATGACGGTCGGACATGGTGTCGTATTCCAAACCACGCTGGCTTCCTTTGCCATCATTGCCACCGTTTTGCACGGCAATGGCGATGAACGCTGGCAGCTTCCGCTTCGGATCTTTCGAGATCGTCAGGTTATCCAGCGCGTTGCGAACCAGGTTCAAGCGGCTGGGGCCATCGAAAGAAACCAGAATCGGTGCCTTTGTGCCGTCTTCATACGCGGCAGGAACATAGACGAAGATCTTCCGTTCGGTCCGCACTTCCTTCTTAGGGTCGAGCGTCGTGTCTTTGCCGTCGAAGATCTTGCTCTCGGCCAGCGGCATCGAGAACTCAAACGACTTCCCCTTGGGATTGCCTTGGTCGGTCAGGTCGGGATCGATGTGGTAATCGGGTCCGATGACGAAGTCGCCATTGCCAGAAACCTTTTGGGCCTGGCTGACAGAGGGAACAATGGTAACGAGCAGCGTCAGGGACAAGAGGGTAAGAAATCGCATGGTGAGCTATCGTTCGACAGGGGAGGGAAGGGGGTCTGTTTCCCTCTAGCATATTCGACAGCAAAGCACCGCGATAGCATTCGCGAGAATAGCCGGCCTTCTAATAGCAGCGTTTGAGAACGAATTCCGCGAGTTGACGCAGAGCCGTCGTCGCGTCCCCTTCGGGCCACTGGGCGATACTTGCCAACGCGGTCTCTACGTGGCGAATGGCCGTTTGCCGGGCATAAGCCGCGCTGTCGAACTCTTCAAGCCAAGCCATGACCTGGGCAGGATCAGGCGACTCGGCCTGCAGGGCAGCCAACATCTCGGCTCTCGTTTCCGACGGAGCGACTTTCAACGCATGGATGATCGGCAGGGTTGGCTTACGCTGGGCCAGGTCGGTACCAAGCGTCTTGCCGGTTCGATCAGTGTCGCCTTCGATATCGAGCAGATCGTCGACAATCTGGAAAGCAACGCCCAGGCATCGTCCGTATTCGGCTGCCTGCTTGTTCGCTTCTTCCGGCGCGTCGGCATAGGTTGCACCCAGTTCACAGGCACACTGGCAGAGCACGGCTGTCTTGGCTTCGATGATCGAGAGGTACTCTTCTTCACTCAGGTCGAAGCGTCCCTTGGTCGTGATCTGTCGAAGCTCACCTTCGCAAACAATGTTGGTCGCCTGACCGATCTTTTGCGCGGCCAAGGTCGTTGGCAGCGTGCTGGCGAGGTAGAACGCGTGGGTGAAAAGGAAGTCGCCCACGAGTACGCTCGACTCGGTTCCCCAACGATGATGAATCGTTTCCAGGTGACGCCGTGTTTCTGCACCGTCGAGCACGTCGTCGTGAATTAGCGTGGCCGTGTGAACCATCTCGAGCACGGCACCCAGCTTGTGATGGCTAGGCGTGATGTTGCTCCAAGCTTGACCACAAAGCAGAACCAGGGCAGGGCGAAGACGCTTTCCACCGAGCAGGTAACCATACGAAACGATGTCGCTAACCTTGGGGAACTTCGACGACATCTCCCGCTTCAAAATCGCTTCGACTTCCGCCAAGTCGTCACCGATTCCACCGTAACAACGCATCAGTGCTTCGGCACTGGGAGCGGCTGGAGTCTGATTCGCAGGATTCACGATGGTCTCGATTCGCTTTCTATTCGGCTTTTGGTTCAGACGCACGCTGGAAGGTACCTGACCTGCCGCCTGACTTCTTCATCAGGCGAACATGCTCGATCTCCATTCTTCGATCGATTGCCTTGCACATGTCGTAAATGGTTAATGCGGCAACCGAAGCGGCCGTCATAGCTTCCATTTCGACACCAGTCTTGGCCGTTACCCGGGCTGTGGCGGTCACCATCAGCCGAGTTGCATCGGCAAACTCGAATGCCACTTCAATGCTTTCCAGCGGTAGTCCGTGGCACAGGGGAATCAGCTCGTCGGTTCGCTTGGCCGCCATGATGCCGGCCAGTCTTGCCACTTGCAGTACTTCCCCTTTCTTATTTCGGTTATCTCGGATCGCATCTGCGGTAGCGGCTTCCATTTTTACGCAAGCCTCGGCGACCGCCTCGCGAAGGGTAGCTTGTTTCTGCCCCACGTCGACCATCTTGGCCGCCCCAGAGCGATCCAAATGCGTGAAATCCGCCATCAAGCCCTCACACGTAAAATCACCAATGCCTCCATGTTAAGGCGATTCGTCATTCTTCAGAAGGGGCGCTGACAACGTTTTCTGCGGATGAAACCCTCGCCCGCTTCTGGGCGAATCTCCGCAGCACGCAACCCGCGTGTTCTCAATCATGAGAACCGCAACGCGTGAGAATCGGTTAACCCGAATGTTGAGGGGGATTTCATCCGCTCAATCACCTCTCGACAGGCAGCTCACGCCCCTTACCAGTCGCCGGAAACGACCCGCTTAGGCTGCCATTTACGCGCAATTCAGGGCATTTCCAAAGGCCAACATTCAGATTGGCAACCTGGGCAAGGAAGCAGAAAACATTCGCCAGACCCCTTGCTATCGCGGGGAATCCGACATCCCATTCCAGGTGGTGACATTTAATTACCCTTCTGCCCTGTTTTTTTCCCTTGAATGCCTTAACAAGGCTAATTACAAATCTAGCAGCACAAACACCCCACTAAGAGTAGTCCAACCCCCTTCATCTCGACCAGTTCCTGCCCTTGATTCTGAAGTCGGAAAGTTGTCATTCATGAAAGCTTATGCGTTATCGACAGCCCTGGTCATGACCTGCCTTCTTCTTAGTGGCTGCGGTGGCGATGGAATCCCCCGTGCCGCCGTCCAGGGAACCGTCACCTATGACGGCGAGCCTGTTGAATCGGGCGTGATCATGTTCATTCCCGAAACGGTCGCCCCGGTGGCCCTCAAGATCACCGATGGCCAATACGACACAGAGTCCGATATCAATGATCGGCGCGGAGCCGTCATCGGGCATTGCTCAGTCCAAATATTCGCCAATCGCCCGACCGGCCGCAGTTATACGGATGTCATGACCGGCGAAAAAATGGAAGAGACCAAGCAGTTTGTGCCTGCCAAGTACAACGAGCGGACCGAACTGACCGCCGAAGTCGAAGCCGGGCAGCAAACGATCGACTTCCATCTCGAGAAGTAAACGGAGCCTCCAGCCAACCCACTTAAGACCAATGACCGATTCGATCCATTCCTTATCCCTACCTCTTTGAAGGATATCCCCGATGTTAGCCCCTTCATCTCGCAAGTCCGGCTTCACGCTTGTCGAACTGCTGGTTGTCATCGCGATTATCGGCGTGCTGATTGCCTTGCTCTTGCCAGCCGTGCAACAGGCCCGCGAGGCCGCCCGTCGCATGTCTTGCAGCAACAACATGAAGCAGTTGGGCCTAGCCACGCATGTTTATCACGATGCGTTCGGCCAATTCCCGCTCGGTTGCCTGTACTTCGATAAGGCAAGTCCTTGGAATAACAACCTGACCACCTGGCTGGCTCGCATTCTGCCGCAGATCGAACAAACGGCTCTGCACGAGCAAGTCAATTACGTCAGCGATGCCTACACCTCGAACAACACGCCGGCCCAGGTCGAAATCGAAGCTTACCGCTGCCCCAGCAATGCCGAAGATCCCCGCAACACGGCGTCGGTATCGACCGCGCCCACCGACTACGCAGCATGCGTAGGAAAATCGTGGAACCTGGGCGGCAACGACATCAACAACACCGGTTGGACCGCCGTAATTGTGCACGGCAAGAGCAAAGGTATCTTCGCGGCCAACGGCACCGTTCGTTTTGCCGATGTGACCGACGGCTTGTCGAATACGATGGCCATTTCAGAGATCACCCATGGCGACTTCTACGCCAGCAGCAGCACCCGGCCGACCTGCATTTCGGACCTGGGCACACAGAGCACCGTCCCCAATGGCGACTCGTGGCTGATCGGACGCTTTCAAGACTGGTGCTTCAACACGCAGTACACTCCGAACCCACCCAGCCCCGACTGTCAGCACAATGGTGTGTGGTTCAATGTCGCAGCTCGCAGCTTTCATCCTGGCGGTGTCCAGGTAACCATGGGTGACGGTTCGGTCCGCTTTGTTGCCGAAACCATATCTCTTTCGACCTGGCAAAACCTCAGCAACCGGGATGACGGTAACGTGCTGGGTCAGTTCTAGTCATCGCCGTCGCGTTTCGGGGGCGGTCTTGTTCCCTCTTCACCGCGCGTCGGTGAGGAGGGGGCAAGAACGAAAAAAAGACGCCGCGACTTGCATCGTGGCGTCTTTTTTTAAGCTCGGATTGTGGTAACCCCGAAGAATCTGGTCTTAGACCAATTCCTTCTTAGCACCGATCAAGGTTCGCAGACGTTCGGCCAGCAGAGCCGCATCAAACGGCTTCTT includes:
- a CDS encoding ImuA family protein, producing the protein MEKLDYHDTRQQTIAELQNQIWAREQGTSPNAKTVYSTGCDDLDALLPSGGVRRGSLIEWLGNSSASRAGTLSLIAAKAICPQESPTVLIDVHHELFPLSLSLLGFDLSRVILIRPRSEKEALWACEEALRSESIGLVWANLERLNSTSFRRLQLAAEAAAGIGFLVRSNQAMRQPSWAEARLLVQPSPSRQGSPCVRVEVASSYRKPPRSQADIMINRVKGTLHGTNTSANPLPLVGRLGTAAAYQYSA
- a CDS encoding Y-family DNA polymerase codes for the protein MGRTPQRILCLWLADWALQRRINTQPELEQCVLLLTESRKQGDFVRYGNRLARRRGVRIGMPVSEARTFAGPNDRLVVEEVQPAQDRQALVQIALRCERFSFRIGIEEADTPESILMDVTGIAHFFSGEQALADQLNQAATRRQFAGRIAIGDTIGTAWAAAHYLAEPNRPIVIPSTEARQLHRLPLPALRLSEPLLRKLLRLGITTIAQVMTLDRASLARRLGNELLTRLDQFTGQIPETVTPCHPLPQYRVKKTLEEGITNPDAIRQLVFYLLRQLLDLLAPKRLGTRHLECRFVLEDRTTQLLDVRLCETTSDQQHIHELFRIRLDKFRLTSPVVGLHIEAHEVAPLGASQEAFLEGISRDQSRQLSLLLNRFSSRLGEQAVVAPSLFPNPIPERSVELASVTGSSLLSPTSYSSRFHGLDRPTALFVQPRPVEVLASIPDGPPVVLFWKKRRIELVDCSEPERIETGWWQGEYVCRDYYRVETATGEWLWVFRRLQDGRWFWHGEWF
- a CDS encoding error-prone DNA polymerase; the encoded protein is MNYAELHCLTNFSFLQAASHPDELVARAAELGYSALAVTDINTLAGIVRANTATKDHPLKLIVGSEIRPLDAPPIVVWVKNRQGYANLCRLITTGRRRAPKGECHLTLDDIAQHTEGLIAAIVPPDCHEDFSLPEARPYRDLFDDLYLLAELHRGPHDRDRRSWLQEISQQMRLPLVAAGGVLFHTPERKPLHDVVTAIRLRTTVAQVGEELQANAQRHLRSIDTISAIYADLPQAVKRTQEIARQCTFSLEELRYEYPEELAPPGHTPIEYLKHLTWQGAANRYPQGVPDKIRQLIEHELELIEELHYEPYFLTVWDLVRFARSREILCQGRGSAANSAVCYCLGVTAVDPGRIDVLFERFISRERDEAPDIDVDFEHERREEVLQYLYDKYGRERAGIAAVTITYRPRSAIRDVGKALGFSLELVDRLAKNADHYRAAGDFHLRCQEAGLDTESHTGKQFVYLVGQLIGFPRHLSQHVGGMVITRGPLHELVPIENASMEGRTVVQWNKDDLDDLGILKVDCLALGMLTAIRKCFDLIQQTTGKSLTLASIPEGDSQVYDMICRADTIGVFQIESRAQMSMLPRLKPRCYYDLVIEVAIVRPGPIQGDMVHPYLRRRFGEEEESYPNDAIREVLKKTLGVPLFQEQCMQLAIVAAGFSPGEADQLRRAMGAWRRPGIIDQFRQKLLDGMKQHGLEGEFAEQVFRQIRGFGEYGFPESHAASFALLVYVSAWLKHYYPAHFAAAVINSQPMGFYAPAQLVQDAKNHQVEMRSIDVSRSDWDCQIERGAVRLGFRLIHGLPQATADLITHCRQEGSFQSMDDFLRRTKLTLAQVELLAEADALASLSPGRREALWSALAAAKKPRQKTLFDDLEPPAEPLAILPTMPAEEEVYEDYRTTGLSLRSHPMAFQRERLKRLGILPTQQLAQVANDTQVKVAGIVLLRQRPSTSKGITFVTIEDETGTANLVVHAKTWERFRKITRHSQTWLVHGKVECKHTVIHVIVRRVEDLSTRLSALELKSRDFR
- a CDS encoding ATP-grasp domain-containing protein — translated: MAELLLVDDLLWVWTNPIGVGIYDFDFRNFFPCRQPWQRPQELTAVGRCGALEDYSTEYDNLRDEGVRLIHTPQQHEIASELAQWYPLIEGRTPRSKVYQDAPSGQAVAETFQFPVFVKGSRQTSRHQKSLSIANSPEEFEQLMARYASDPILNWQSVVVREFVPLRHVEKNAQGKIDSSFEFRTFWWKRQFVGAGRYWWEGRAYQWSDVEKSEALTLAESVACLIDVPFLVIDLSMTADGEWIVIECNDGQESGYAGVSPISLWQNILEIERS
- a CDS encoding deoxyribonuclease IV, which produces MPPIGAHMSIAGGYYKAVEAAAEVDMNVVQLFCKNNNQWRAKEITDKDVSLFQDALAKHKVNAPLCHASYLINLASPKPELWEKSVEGLRIEMLRCEQLGIPNLVFHPGAHMEATLEEGIERIVKAIDELHQKLPDCPVTLLLETTAGQGSSIGHKFEHLQSILEGVKEGERVAVCLDTCHIFAAGYPISEEKDFKATFKDFNKLIGFDKLRAIHLNDSKKDLGSRVDRHDHIGEGKIGIEAFRHMLNDRRFKKIPMYLETPKGEEDGVLNDAKNLATLRSLIK
- a CDS encoding PH domain-containing protein, with protein sequence MDSSNPNDAGNPPNFSTPNDAPTDAGERDPGAEFSAGKRKAGGGADEHIWSGGYSAVDQSGSFMILTLITIGLIVGGVFFWPILIAIPVLWIGQFIRVWWIKMGVAYELTTRRFIHEHGVIKRTTDRIEVIDIDDVTVEQGILDRMFNVGTIRITSSDRTHPELRIPGIKEVKKVALMIDDARQVQRDRRGVYIESV